Proteins co-encoded in one Ziziphus jujuba cultivar Dongzao chromosome 9, ASM3175591v1 genomic window:
- the LOC107427420 gene encoding transcription factor bHLH25 codes for MDIRGLPEMGMEDPSFINPWYMNSLDEISMLPLAAALGENLQQSHSHLYSNFNLKASMDGSHIGTVIDRPVKHHKPNSWNSTKVDPISNPLVAYSPNFLSFVSSNYTNQMGLMKPKEEAVCLKGSKNPPSDGLLSQGSYANQDSALKANQGAKRVCSSTRLPQTQDHIVAERKRREKLSQRFIALSAIVPGLKKMDKASVLGDAIKYMKHLQEKVKTLEEQTRKENMESVVFVKKTQLFADGDNSSLDKNFCSGPFNEPLPEIEARFCDKNVLIRIHCEKRKGILEKTIAEMEKLHLTVTNSSCLTFGSSVLDVTIIAKMNEEFSLTVQDLIKDLRSAFNSFM; via the exons atggatataAGAGGTTTACCTGAAATG GGAATGGAGGATCCGAGTTTCATTAATCCGTGGTATATGAACTCTCTTGATGAGATCAGTATGCTACCACTAGCAGCCGCACTTGGAGAGAATTTGCAGCAGTCTCACTCTCATTTATACTCAAATTTCAACCTTAAAGCTTCTATGGATGGTTCTCACATAGGCACTGTCATTGATAGACCGGTGAAACATCACAAACCCAACAGCTGGAATTCAACCAAAGTTGATCCTATATCAAACCCACTAGTTGCATACTCCCCCAACTTTCTATCCTTTGTCAGTTCTAATTATACAAACCAAATGGGTCTTATGAAGCCCAAGGAGGAGGCAGTATGTTTGAAGGGCAGCAAGAATCCTCCATCTGATGGATTGCTTTCCCAAGGTTCCTATGCCAACCAAGATTCAGCATTGAAGGCTAATCAAGGAGCCAAGAGGGTCTGTTCTAGCACTAGGCTTCCTCAAACTCAAGATCATATTGTAGCAGAAAGGAAACGGAGAGAGAAGCTGAGCCAAAGGTTCATAGCTTTATCTGCAATAGTTCCTGGCCTAAAGAAG atggaCAAGGCTTCTGTTCTTGGAGATGCCATCAAGTATATGAAACACCTACAAGAGAAAGTCAAGACACTCGAGGAACAAACCAGAAAAGAGAACATGGAATCAGTGGTCTTTGTGAAGAAAACGCAACTCTTTGCAGATGGTGACAACTCTTCCTTGGATAAGAATTTCTGCAGTGGCCCCTTCAATGAACCACTACCAGAAATTGAAGCGAGATTTTGTGACAAAAATGTACTTATAAGAATTCATTGTGAGAAAAGGAAGGGAATCCTAGAGAAAACAATAGCTGAGATGGAGAAGCTCCATCTAACAGTTACAAATAGTAGTTGCTTGACATTTGGGAGTTCTGTTCTTGATGTGACTATTATTGCTAAG ATGAATGAGGAGTTCTCTCTTACGGTGCAGGATCTTATCAAGGATCTACGCTCTGCTTTCAACTCGTtcatgtga
- the LOC107427461 gene encoding uncharacterized protein LOC107427461, with protein MAEPAPRVSNQMVQKAVNALLKWRNSKAQTKKPQLIDNDDEFVYLILTLKKIPSKDRINAYKIPLPHSLHSQFSDLCLIVDDRPKSGLTKDDAAKKIKSEDIPISKILKFSKLKSDYRPFEAKRKLCDSYDMFLADKRVIPLLPRLLGKHFFKKRKIPVPVDLKHKNWKEQVEKVRGSALLYLRTGTCCVVRVAKVSMDMEEIIENVVAAINGVVEVVPRKWGNVRSLHLKLLESLALPIYQAVPDLKLKIEGIKEEEEEKEKNVKEEETKSADEDDEKVGKKKKKGRIHAVRYMDVNVGGDELGSDGDWNAGEEGDDSENDEINADEKVEKKRKRNKRNAMSDGGVLAELNGKKQLKSVKLKDKDGLSAKGKKENSIKKETDDSSKKVKKIIKGTESDRKKEKKESLVGKLKAKKSK; from the coding sequence ATGGCGGAACCAGCTCCGAGAGTGAGTAACCAGATGGTCCAGAAGGCCGTAAACGCACTCCTCAAATGGAGGAATTCCAAAGCGCAGACCAAGAAACCCCAGCTCATAGACAACGACGACGAATTCGTCTACCTCATCCTTACCCTCAAGAAAATCCCATCCAAGGACCGCATTAACGCATACAAAATCCCTCTCCCCCACTCCCTCCATTCCCAATTCTCCGATCTCTGCCTCATCGTCGACGACAGGCCCAAATCTGGTCTCACCAAAGACGACGCcgccaaaaaaatcaaatccgAAGATATCCCGATCTCGAAGATCCTCAAATTCTCCAAGCTCAAATCCGATTACCGACCTTTCGAGGCCAAGCGGAAGCTCTGCGATTCCTACGACATGTTCTTGGCCGACAAGCGGGTAATACCTCTCTTGCCGCGGCTTTTGGGGAAGCACTTCTTCAAGAAGAGGAAGATTCCGGTGCCGGTGGATCTGAAGCACAAGAACTGGAAAGAGCAGGTCGAGAAGGTACGCGGGTCGGCCCTGTTGTACTTGAGGACTGGAACGTGTTGCGTGGTGAGAGTTGCGAAAGTTTCGATGGATATGGAGGAGATTATTGAGAATGTGGTGGCTGCCATTAATGGGGTTGTTGAGGTTGTTCCGAGGAAGTGGGGGAATGTGAGGTCTTTGCATTTGAAGCTTTTGGAGTCCCTTGCTCTACCCATTTATCAGGCTGTACCTGATTTGAAGTTGAAGATAGAGGGAATTaaggaagaggaggaggaaaagGAGAAGAATGTGAAAGAGGAAGAGACCAAGAGTGCCGATGAGGACGATGAGAAAgtggggaagaagaaaaagaagggaaGGATTCATGCGGTTCGGTATATGGATGTTAATGTCGGCGGTGACGAACTGGGCAGTGATGGTGATTGGAATGCGGGTGAAGAAGGTGACGATAGTGAGAATGATGAAATAAATGCTGATGAGAAAGtggagaagaagaggaagaggaacaAGCGAAATGCAATGAGTGATGGTGGTGTTCTTGCTGAGTTGAATGGCAAAAAACAATTGAAGTCGGTGAAGCTGAAGGACAAAGATGGGTTGTCTGctaaagggaaaaaggaaaatagtaTCAAGAAGGAGACAGATGATTCATCTAAGAAAGTTAAGAAAATCATCAAAGGTACTGAATCTGAtagaaagaaggagaagaaggagagTCTAGTTGGGAAATTGAAAGCTAAGAAAAGCAAGTAA
- the LOC107427479 gene encoding protein TUNICAMYCIN INDUCED 1, with amino-acid sequence MAVSSFYFHTVLLLLLLTLCPSSSWALISSPNFNPPYPKAISDLKEATVKFLGIQADDFKISGFDVRDAKVGHSVAYEFDVEVDNKVLPFKLLEDVNRWDYVDLPIFQFEEPGRPGDEKALVQKSKSDTGLSPVLAPFQLAGPMELWIQDAKDMRISLPHDVDAGVLKKVILADGAVVTVKGARSVSLRHPLDLPLPLNRSDNGFASGLFRLAEWLRQASRSQETPLLSLRIVGPTSLTSPSTSSPSSTNKLKLKRLAPGLVELSSWSKTKAIETLSSFDGQEATALLTPSHFTTMWPLASINGSNSNLIGFETLLASVLGPKANKKGSFKLLKADVSSQTFMKIGFAVEKKLKKGDGVWEGFPEWRTMPENVKMHFEVLAKVDGNKFVPERITPVKPLLIEDTVASNELLGNVSMSRVPIVHPPPDPFAL; translated from the exons ATGGCGGTCTCGTCGTTTTATTTCCACACGGTGTTATTGCTTCTCCTGCTGACGCTGTGTCCATCTTCGTCTTGGGCTCTGATTTCATCCCCTAATTTCAATCCCCCATATCCCAAAGCAATTTCT GATTTGAAGGAGGCTACGGTGAAGTTCTTGGGGATTCAAGCTGATGATTTTAAGATTTCTGGGTTCGATGTGAGAGATGCGAAGGTGGGTCATTCGGTGGCATACGAGTTCGATGTGGAGGTTGACAACAAGGTCCTTCCTTTCAAGCTTTTGGAGGACGTTAACAGATGGGACTACGTGGATTTGCCTATATTTCAGTTCGAGGAACCCGGTAGACCTGGTGATGAGAAAGCCCTGGTTCAGAAGAGCAAATCGGATACTGGGTTATCCCCTGTTTTGGCTCCCTTTCAGCTCGCTGGGCCAATGGAGCTTTGGATTCAGGACGCTAAGGATATGAGAATCTCCCTTCCC CATGATGTGGATGCTGGTGTCTTAAAGAAAGTGATCTTAGCAGATGGTGCTGTGGTCACTGTCAAGGGTGCAAGATCAGTTAGCTTGCGCCACCCACTTGATCTGCCATTGCCTTTGAATAGGTCTGATAATGGTTTTGCCTCAGGACTGTTCAGGTTGGCTGAATGGTTGCGCCAAGCTTCCCGCAGTCAAGAAACTCCATTACTGTCACTCCGCATTGTTGGTCCAACCTCTCTTACATCTCCTTCAACATCATCTCCTTCCTCTACTAACAAGCTTAAGCTTAAGCGCCTCGCCCCAGGTCTTGTGGAGTTATCCTCATGGTCTAAAACCAAAGCCATTGAGACCCTTTCATCTTTTGATGGCCAAGAAGCTACTGCCCTGTTGACTCCCAGTCATTTCACCACAATGTGGCCTCTTGCTTCTATCAATGGCTCAAACTCAAACCTGATTGGTTTCGAGACGCTGCTCGCATCTGTGCTTGGTCCCAAAGCTAACAAGAAAGGTTCCTTTAAGTTGTTGAAAGCGGATGTATCATCACAGACATTTATGAAGATTGGCTTTGCGGTGGAGAAGAAGTTGAAAAAGGGAGATGGTGTTTGGGAAGGATTTCCTGAGTGGAGAACAATGCCTGAGAATGTAAAGATGCATTTTGAGGTGCTGGCTAAGGTGGATGGTAACAAGTTTGTGCCTGAGAGAATAACGCCCGTTAAACCTCTCCTTATTGAGGATACTGTTGCATCTAATGAGCTTTTGGGGAATGTTAGCATGTCAAGGGTTCCTATCGTTCACCCTCCTCCGGACCCCTTTGCCTTGTAA
- the LOC107427480 gene encoding malate dehydrogenase, glyoxysomal, with protein MENQRIAKISAHLYPSNSQVEDNSGLRKENCRAKGGAPGFKVAILGAAGGIGQPLALLMKINPLVSVLHLYDVVNTPGVTADIGHMDTGAVVRGFLGQAQLESALSGMDLVIIPAGVPRKPGMTRDDLFNINAGIVRTLCEGIARSCPRAIVNLISNPVNSTVPIAAEVFKKAGTYDPKRLLGVTTLDVVRANTFVAEVLGLDPREVNVPVVGGHSGVTILPLLSQVKPPSSFTQQEIEYLTDRIQNGGTEVVEAKAGAGSATLSMAYAAVKFADACLRGLRGDAGVVECAFVDSKVTELPFFASKVQLGRNGAEEVYQLGPLNEYERVGLEKAKKELAASIQKGISFVRK; from the exons ATGGAGAATCAACGCATTGCAAAGATCTCAGCTCATCTTTACCCTTCAAATTCTCAG GTGGAAGACAATTCTGGTCTGAGAAAGGAAAATTGCAGAGCCAAAGGTGGAGCACCGGGTTTCAAAGTTGCAATCTTGGGTGCTGCTGGAGGCATTGGCCAGCCTCTTGCGTTGCTAATGAAAATTAATCCGCTAGTATCAGTTCTTCATCTTTATGATGTTGTTAATACTCCGGGAGTCACAGCTGATATCGGTCACATGGATACTGGCGCCGTG GTTCGCGGTTTCCTAGGGCAGGCACAGCTTGAGAGTGCTCTCTCAGGCATGGACCTTGTAATCATACCTGCTGGTGTGCCTAGGAAACCTGGAATGACGAGGGATGATCTTTTCAACATCAATGCTGGAATTGTTAGGACTCTCTGTGAAGGAATTGCAAGGTCATGTCCTAGAGCAATTGTTAACTTGATCAGCAATCCTGTGAATTCTACAGTTCCAATTGCAGCAGAGGTTTTCAAGAAAGCTGGCACATATGATCCAAAGCGACTACTGGGAGTTACAACACTTGATGTTGTGAGAGCTAACACTTTTGTT GCAGAAGTTCTAGGACTTGATCCAAGGGAAGTTAATGTTCCAGTTGTTGGAGGTCATTCAGGAGTGACAATCTTGCCACTTCTGTCTCAG GTTAAGCCACCCTCCTCTTTCACCCAACAAGAAATAGAATACCTGACTGATCGCATCCAAAATGGTGGAACAGAAGTTGTTGAG GCAAAAGCTGGGGCTGGCTCTGCAACATTGTCAATG GCATATGCGGCTGTTAAATTTGCGGATGCATGCCTTCGTGGATTGAGAGGAGATGCTGGTGTTGTAGAATGTGCTTTTGTAGATTCCAAG GTGACAGAACTTCCTTTCTTTGCAAGTAAAGTACAGCTAGGTCGTAATGGAGCTGAGGAAGTATACCAACTTGGGCCACTGAATGAGTATGAGAG GGTTGGATTAGAGAAAGCGAAAAAAGAGTTGGCTGCAAGCATCCAAAAGGGAATTTCCTTTGTCAGGAAATAA
- the LOC107427476 gene encoding receptor-like protein kinase 7 produces the protein MEFGRKISNRRLNCLPSPPSSSSTFTNPHGMSAMHARRRWSPPMILCLILFLCSVSLSTSADEFQQLMKFKAAFENSNPTTFSSWVEGNSVCNFAGIKCDSNGLVSEINLPNQNLAGTVPFDAICSLQSLQKISLGSNSLSGSIGEDLKNCVRLQHLDLGLNSFTGKVADLSSLRELRYLNLNHSGISGAFPWKSVENLTNLAFISLGDNPFDPSPFPTEVLKLEKLYWLYLTNCSINGRIPKDIGNLTLLQNLELSDNKLSGEIPESIGRLKNLYQLELYNNKLSGKLPNGFGNLTSLVNFDASTNQLEGDLSELRFLTNLASLQLFENQFVGEVPKEFGELKNLSNLSLYTNKLTGTLPQKLGSWSGMLYIDVSDNFLTGPIPPEMCKNNKMMKLLMLNNRFTGELPASYEDCKSLNRLRVTNNSLSGIVPSGIWGLPNIAHIDLSSNRFEGSVTSDIGNAKSLAQLLLGNNKFSGELPDEITEASLLDSIQLTSNQFSGKIPENIGKLKKLSMLDLDSNQFSGSIPDSLGSCVSISQINLAQNSFSGKIPSSLGSLRSLNSLNLSDNKLSGEVPSSFSSLRLSLLDLSNNRLTGRIPESLSIEAFNSSFAGNPGVCSDDMKSVRHCSSSPSSGNSGHVRTLISCFIAGMVALLASLAYFLLFKSQKNDKSENPLKRSSWNMKPYHLLSFTEEEIIDAIKSENLIGKGGSGNVYKVSLSDGKQLAVKHIWTATAVSNPGDRNSCRSSAAMLKRGKSRSPEYDAEVATLSSLRHVNVVKLYCSITSEDSNLLVYEYLPNGSLWDRLHTCKKIEMGWEMRYEIAVGAAKGLEYLHHGCGKAVIHRDVKSSNILLDENWKPRIADFGLAKMVQAGGDWTHVIAGTLGYIAPEYAYTYKINEKSDVYSFGVVLMELVTGKRPVDAEFGENKDIVKWVCSKITDKESLIDLVDSSISAASREDAIKVLRIAIHCTSNNPVQRPSMRMVVQMLEEAEPCQLITITVTKECQNIAIQEGFKC, from the exons ATGGAGTTTGGACGCAAGATTTCAAACCGCCGCTTAAATTGTCTTCCATCcccaccttcttcttcttccactttCACCAACCCACACGGCATGTCGGCCATGCATGCTCGCCGGCGATGGTCTCCTCCTATGATTCTTTGTCTTATTCTCTTTCTCTGTTCTGTTTCTCTGTCCACAAGCGCCGATGAGTTTCAGCAACTGATGAAATTCAAGGCTGCGtttgaaaattcaaatccaaccaCTTTCAGTTCATGGGTCGAAGGCAATTCCGTATGCAACTTCGCGGGGATCAAATGCGATTCAAACGGACTCGTCTCTGAAATCAACCTTCCTAATCAAAATCTGGCGGGAACTGTTCCTTTCGATGCGATATGTTCCCTCCAATCCCTGCAAAAGATTTCCCTCGGTTCGAATTCGTTGAGCGGCAGCATCGGTGAGGATTTGAAAAACTGTGTTCGTCTGCAGCATTTGGATTTGGGTTTGAATTCATTTACCGGGAAAGTGGCCGATTTGTCCTCTTTGCGTGAATTGAGATACTTGAATTTGAACCACAGTGGAATTTCCGGGGCTTTTCCATGGAAATCGGTGGAAAATCTTACCAATTTGGCCTTTATAAGTCTCGGAGATAACCCATTTGATCCAAGTCCATTTCCTACTGAGGTACTGAAGCTCGAGAAATTGTATTGGTTGTATCTCACAAATTGCAGCATCAATGGCAGAATACCAAAAGACATTGGAAATCTCACTCTGCTTCAAAATCTCGAGCTCTCAGACAACAAATTGTCCGGTGAAATCCCGGAAAGTATCGGAAGATTGAAAAACCTCTATCAACTCGAGCTTTACAATAACAAATTGTCAGGAAAATTGCCAAACGGATTTGGAAATCTGACTAGCCTCGTGAACTTCGACGCTTCGACTAATCAGCTAGAAGGTGATCTCTCGGAGCTCAGATTCTTAACCAACCTCGCTTCTCTGCAACTCTTCGAAAACCAGTTTGTGGGTGAGGTTCCAAAGGAATTCGGAGAGCTAAAAAACCTCAGTAATCTCTCTCTTTACACGAACAAGCTCACAGGAACGCTTCCTCAGAAACTTGGGTCATGGTCAGGGATGCTATATATCGACGTATCGGATAATTTTCTGACGGGTCCAATACCGCCGGAGATGTGCAAGAACAACAAGATGATGAAGCTTCTTATGCTTAATAACAGGTTCACCGGCGAGCTTCCGGCGAGTTATGAGGACTGTAAGTCTCTGAACCGATTGAGGGTCACCAATAATTCTCTTTCCGGAATTGTACCATCGGGAATTTGGGGTTTGCCCAATATAGCTCATATTGATCTTTCTTCGAATCGGTTTGAAGGTTCTGTGACTTCCGATATTGGAAACGCAAAGTCTTTAGCTCAATTGCTTTTgggtaataataaattttccgGCGAATTGCCCGATGAGATCACTGAAGCTTCTTTGTTGGATTCAATCCAGCTTACCTCGAATCAATTTTCGGGTAAAATCCCAGAAAACATTGGAAAATTGAAGAAACTAAGCATGCTTGATTTGGATAGCAACCAATTTTCCGGTTCCATACCGGACTCATTAGGTTCCTGTGTTTCAATTTCTCAGATAAACCTTGCCCAGAACTCATTTTCCGGGAAAATTCCTTCAAGTCTTGGCTCTTTGCGTAGTCTAAATTCTCTGAATCTCTCGGACAACAAATTGTCCGGTGAAGTTCCCTCTTCCTTCTCGTCGCTCAGACTGAGCCTTCTCGACCTGTCAAACAATCGGTTAACGGGTCGGATCCCCGAATCGCTCTCCATCGAAGCTTTCAATTCGAGCTTCGCCGGAAACCCAGGTGTCTGCAGCGACGACATGAAGAGCGTCCGTCACTGCTCTTCGTCCCCGAGCTCTGGAAATTCCGGGCACGTCCGTACCTTGATTTCCTGTTTCATCGCCGGAATGGTGGCTCTGCTAGCCTCGCTTGCCTATTTCTTGCTATTCAAGTCACAAAAGAACGACAAAAGCGAAAACCCATTGAAGCGAAGCTCATGGAACATGAAACCCTACCATCTACTAAGCTTCACGGAGGAGGAGATCATCGACGCGATTAAGTCGGAGAACCTGATCGGAAAAGGAGGTTCAGGGAACGTTTACAAGGTCTCGCTAAGCGACGGCAAACAACTCGCCGTGAAACACATATGGACGGCGACGGCGGTGTCGAATCCCGGGGACAGGAATAGTTGCAGGAGCAGTGCAGCGATGTTGAAGAGGGGGAAATCCCGGTCGCCGGAGTACGATGCAGAGGTGGCGACGTTGAGCTCATTGAGACACGTCAACGTGGTGAAGCTTTACTGTAGCATAACGAGCGAGGATAGTAATCTGCTGGTTTACGAGTACTTGCCGAATGGGAGTTTGTGGGACCGACTGCACACGTGTAAGAAGATCGAGATGGGTTGGGAGATGAGATATGAGATCGCTGTGGGGGCCGCAAAAGGTTTGGAGTATCTGCACCATGGATGTGGTAAGGCTGTGATACACAGAGATGTGAAATCCAGTAATATTCTGTTGGATGAGAATTGGAAGCCTAGGATTGCTGATTTTGGGCTTGCCAAGATGGTCCAGGCCGGTGGAGATTGGACCCATGTCATTGCTGGCACTCTAGGCTACATTGCTCctg AATATGCCTATACATACAAAATAAATGAGAAAAGCGACGTGTACAGCTTTGGAGTTGTGTTAATGGAGTTGGTTACAGGGAAAAGGCCAGTAGATGCAGAGTTTGGAGAGAACAAAGACATTGTGAAATGGGTATGCAGCAAAATAACAGACAAAGAGAGTTTGATTGATTTGGTGGATTCAAGCATCTCAGCTGCTTCAAGAGAAGATGCTATAAAAGTTTTGAGAATAGCAATTCACTGCACCTCAAATAATCCAGTTCAAAGACCTTCCATGAGAATGGTAGTCCAGATGCTGGAGGAGGCTGAGCCTTGCCAGCTCATCACCATAACCGTCACTAAAGAATGTCAAAATATTGCTATCCAGGAGGGATTCAAATGTTAA
- the LOC107427477 gene encoding proline iminopeptidase, protein MRLGFSISFTPRPYLPFISTILNPSSSSLLLTRHLFSSYRTASGRKSSALCAQNLGYKSEPELSDSMDLGKEIQELNRNLYSDIEPYSTGFLKVSDIHTIYWEQSGNPNGHPVVFLHGGPGGGTSPSNRKFFDPEYYRIVLFDQRGAGKSTPHACLVENTTWNLIDDIEKLREHLEIPEWQVFGGSWGSTLALAYSQTHPDKVTGMVLRGIFLLRKKEIDWFYEGGAAAIYPDAWEPFRDLIPENERGCFVDAYSKRLNSEDLETQYAAARAWTKWEMMTAHLIPNEENIKKGDDDIFSLAFARIENHYFSNRGFFPSDSFLLDNVDKIRHINTIIVQGRYDVCCPMMSAWDLHKVWPEADLKVVQDAGHSANEPGVAAELVAANEKLKIHNREQCTLK, encoded by the exons ATGAGGTTGGGTTTTAGTATAAGTTTCACTCCTCGGCCTTATCTTCCCTTCATTTCTACCATTCTGAATCCTTCTTCATCATCTTTGTTACTCACTCGACATTTGTTCTCCAGCTACCGTACTGCCTCAG GGAGGAAGAGTTCAGCTTTGTGTGCCCAGAATCTTGGTTACAAGAGCGAGCCAGAACTAAGCGATTCAATGGATTTAGGAAAGGAAATTCAGGAGTTGAATAGAAATCTATACTCTGACATAGAGCCTTACAGTACGGGGTTTCTAAAGGTTTCTGATATTCATACAATCTATTGGGAGCAATCAGGGAATCCAAATGGGCAT CCTGTGGTCTTTCTTCATGGGGGTCCAGGAGGAGGAACATCCCCGAGTAATAGAAAATTCTTTGATCCTGAATATTACCGAATCGTTTTATTTGATCAG CGAGGTGCAGGTAAAAGTACACCCCATGCTTGCTTGGTAGAAAACACTACTTGGAATCTCATTGATGACATTGAAAAGCTTAGGGAACACTTGGAAATTCCAGAGTGGCAG GTCTTTGGCGGTTCTTGGGGAAGTACACTTGCTCTTGCATATAGCCAAACACACCCAGATAAG GTTACTGGCATGGTCCTTAGAGGAATTTTCCTCctgagaaagaaagagattgATTGGTTTTATGAAGGTGGTGCTGCTGCTATATACCCTGATG CTTGGGAGCCATTTAGAGATCTGATTCCAGAAAATGAAAGGGGATGTTTTGTTGATGCTTACAGCAAGCGATTAAACTCCGAAGACTTGGAAACACAA TATGCAGCTGCTAGAGCATGGACCAAATGGGAAATGATGACTGCTCATCTTATTCCAAATGAAGAAAACATCAAGAAAGGGGATGATGATATTTTTTCATTG GCATTTGCGAGGATTGAAAATCATTACTTTTCTAACAGGGGATTCTTTCCTTCAGATTCATTCCTGTTGGATAACGTTGATAAGATCAGGCATATAAACACTATAATCGTACAG GGAAGATATGATGTGTGCTGTCCTATGATGTCAGCCTGGGATCTTCATAAAGTGTGGCCAGAGGCAGACTTAAAG GTTGTGCAAGATGCAGGTCACTCTGCAAATGAACCTGGAGTAGCTGCAGAACTTGTGGCTGCCAATGAAAAGCTAAAAATACATAACCGAGAACAATGCACCTTAAAGTGA